From one Lotus japonicus ecotype B-129 chromosome 3, LjGifu_v1.2 genomic stretch:
- the LOC130744358 gene encoding uncharacterized protein LOC130744358: MALPQGSLASFRDLSSKFLDHFSARAIEDLFDIRQGERETLKQYMKRYSATSARFEELEPRVCVCAFKGGLPQGKFSCELSRELACSMTEVRARAQDYILEEEMEAHKRKHERAAKVSLARKHIQDEEASHEQRVKEAGRFVKKNKGGLSSSGRKNVGYRRSRRIAETSRRMRPKGRSSKELTKLLLEVGIEDMDREGECRMDPGYVAKDQPKWCEYHNLEGHSTTDCFMLKDQIKQLIKARQPRAARRKEAKETDSSEGKGTVETANTIAGCFEGGDGVSTAARKQVGVTASVQEYPAPFGCQHPDIVVSSADFEGIKAHINNPLAVMVRIKGFNVQRVLLDQGSSADIIYGVAFEQLGLTDKDLKPYTRNLVGFSRKQVQVRGCVELDTVF; this comes from the coding sequence ATGGCTTTGCCTCAGGGATCCCTAGCCAGCTTCCGCGACctctcatcaaaattcctcgACCATTTCTCCGCGAGAGCGATCGAGGATCTGTTTGATATTCGGCAGGGGGAGCGTGAAACCTTGAAACAGTATATGAAGCGATACAGTGCCACGTCCGCGAGGTTCGAAGAATTGGAGCCACGCGTGTGCGTGTGCGCTTTCAAAGGCGGTCTGCCCCAGGGAAAGTTTAGCTGCGAACTGAGTAGGGAGCTAGCATGCTCAATGACGGAAGTCCGCGCCCGAGCGCAAGACTACATCCTAGAAGAGGAAATGGAGGCGCACAAGAGGAAGCACGAGAGGGCAGCGAAGGTGTCGCTGGCGAGGAAACATATACAGGATGAGGAAGCGAGTCACGAGCAGAGGGTCAAGGAAGCTGGCCGATTTGTTAAGAAAAACAAGGGAGGGCTATCCAGTTCGGGAAGAAAAAACGTAGGGTACCGGCGCTCTCGGCGAATAGCTGAAACGAGCCGGCGAATGAGACCGAAGGGACGCTCAAGTAAGGAGTTGACAAAATTACTTTTGGAAGTAGGGATTGAGGACATGGACAGGGAAGGCGAGTGCAGAATGGATCCAGGGTACGTGGCGAAGGATCAGCccaagtggtgtgagtaccacaactTGGAAGGCCATAGCACCACTGACTGTTTCATGCTGAAGGATCAAATCAAGCAGCTAATCAAGGCGAGACAACCACGGGCGGCGAGGAGGAAGGAGGCTAAGGAAACTGACAGCAGCGAGGGCAAAGGGACGGTTGAAACGGCTAACACGATTGCTGGGTGTTTCGAGGGTGGCGACGGCGTATCGACAGCAGCACGAAAGCAAGTAGGGGTAACAGCATCAGTGCAAGAGTATCCAGCCCCATTTGGGTGCCAACACCCAGACATAGTAGTGTCGTCCGCGGATTTTGAGGGAATCAAGGCCCATATAAACAACCCGTTGGCGGTAATGGTAAGAATTAAAGGTTTCAATGTGCAAAGGGTGCTCTTGGACCAAGGCAGCTCGGCAGATATAATCTACGGGGTCGCATTTGAGCAGTTGGGACTGACAGACAAGGATTTAAAGCCATACACAAGAAACCTGGTAGGTTTCTCGAGAAAGCAAGTTCAGGTACGCGGCTGTGTGGAGTTGGACACAGTTTTTTGA